The following proteins come from a genomic window of Pseudomonas cichorii:
- a CDS encoding KinB sensor domain-containing domain: MKLAMKLRTRLFLSISALMTVALLGLLLGLVSVMQMAKSQEALIQGNISNLELGLKLRQNLGDQLVIMISPSPDKRVLKTYQDEFHTLLAEGIERDAQNMVQGRFENTSRYYQRFIEASQRFADDTRAMHENPELRDSFDALRNDLLDTHGEALQNISTAEAYSRERALWIAGLLGLVGIAVLCVGFITAHGIAHRFGAPIEALAKAADNIGQGNYEVTLPISSAAEMNLLTRRFGLMAEALRQHQATNVDELLAGQQRLQAVLDSIDDGLLMIDRQGRLEHLNPVAQRQLGWDESRLGRGLGEALEHPELDEQLFLILRGGTLEHAPEDLGIDIDGESRLLTYSLTPVSHTKGHILGAVMVLRDVTEQRAFERVRSEFVLRASHELRTPVTGIHMAFGLLQERLHFAAESREADLLNTITEEMQRLMQLINDLLNFSRYQNGLQKLKLAPCSIKNLLEEARGRFEEQARLRDITLMLDIQEPVSHLHADQAQLERVLDNLLDNALRHTPESGLIRLQARRHGERAIISIEDNGEGIPYGQQGRIFEPFVQVGRKKGGAGLGLALCKEIVQLHGGRMGVYSRPGQGTQFYMALPL, from the coding sequence ATGAAACTGGCAATGAAGTTACGTACCCGCCTGTTCCTTAGCATTTCGGCGTTGATGACGGTTGCGTTGCTGGGGCTGCTGCTGGGTCTGGTCAGTGTCATGCAAATGGCCAAGAGTCAGGAAGCGCTGATCCAGGGCAATATCAGCAACCTCGAGCTGGGCCTGAAGCTGCGGCAGAACCTTGGTGATCAACTGGTGATAATGATCAGCCCGTCGCCTGACAAGCGCGTGCTGAAGACCTATCAGGATGAGTTTCACACGTTGCTGGCCGAAGGCATCGAGCGTGATGCGCAAAACATGGTGCAGGGTCGCTTCGAGAATACGAGCCGGTACTATCAGCGTTTCATCGAGGCCTCTCAGCGCTTCGCGGACGACACGCGTGCAATGCATGAAAATCCGGAGCTGCGGGACAGCTTCGACGCCTTGCGCAACGACTTGCTGGATACCCATGGCGAGGCCCTGCAGAACATCAGCACTGCCGAAGCCTATTCCCGGGAGCGTGCGCTGTGGATTGCCGGGTTGCTTGGGTTGGTAGGCATCGCGGTGCTGTGCGTCGGATTCATCACTGCCCATGGCATTGCCCATCGCTTTGGCGCTCCCATCGAGGCCTTGGCCAAGGCGGCCGATAATATCGGCCAGGGCAACTATGAAGTGACGCTGCCGATCTCTTCGGCAGCCGAAATGAACCTGCTGACCCGACGTTTCGGCCTCATGGCCGAGGCTTTGCGTCAGCATCAGGCCACCAATGTCGATGAGTTGCTTGCTGGCCAGCAGCGTCTGCAAGCGGTGCTCGACAGCATCGACGACGGCCTGCTGATGATCGATCGCCAAGGCCGTCTGGAGCATTTGAACCCTGTAGCTCAGCGCCAGCTCGGCTGGGACGAGAGTCGTCTCGGGCGTGGTCTGGGTGAAGCGCTGGAGCATCCAGAACTGGATGAACAGTTATTCCTGATCCTGCGTGGCGGGACTCTGGAGCATGCGCCGGAAGACCTGGGTATCGATATCGATGGCGAATCCAGGCTGCTGACCTACAGCCTGACACCCGTCAGCCATACCAAAGGCCACATTCTCGGTGCCGTGATGGTGCTGCGTGATGTGACCGAGCAACGGGCGTTCGAGCGGGTGCGCAGCGAGTTCGTCCTGCGCGCTTCTCATGAACTGCGCACACCGGTGACCGGTATCCACATGGCCTTCGGGTTGTTGCAGGAGCGTCTGCATTTTGCGGCAGAGTCCCGCGAAGCGGACTTGCTCAATACCATCACCGAAGAAATGCAGCGCCTGATGCAACTGATCAACGACCTGCTGAATTTCTCGCGTTACCAGAACGGATTGCAGAAACTCAAGCTGGCTCCTTGCTCAATCAAAAACCTGCTCGAAGAAGCCAGAGGCCGCTTCGAGGAACAGGCCAGGTTGCGCGACATCACTCTGATGCTGGACATTCAGGAGCCCGTCTCCCATTTGCATGCCGATCAGGCGCAGCTGGAGCGGGTGCTGGATAACCTGCTGGACAACGCACTGCGTCACACCCCTGAAAGCGGCTTGATCCGCCTGCAGGCCCGCCGTCATGGCGAGCGTGCAATCATCAGCATTGAAGACAACGGCGAAGGTATTCCTTACGGGCAACAAGGAAGAATCTTTGAACCGTTCGTGCAGGTAGGCCGCAAGAAAGGAGGCGCCGGTCTCGGCCTGGCGCTGTGCAAGGAAATCGTGCAACTGCACGGTGGGCGAATGGGCGTCTACTCACGACCTGGGCAGGGGACGCAGTTTTACATGGCGTTGCCTCTGTGA
- a CDS encoding EAL domain-containing protein, whose amino-acid sequence MLIAQTRFRIHLSHPWLLALLAALLSAAVFLFGSFGLAMHQARQNESLQMNAQGERFLVRLEQLFGQLRAGLDQLEQQPLRRCSPEMVGRLREVISSHRFIYEAAYVGDARTCSSWPRPKVLSEPREPDIRGPTYDYWLNTSTQPDDNLAALVLGRGDFRISTSRGHLTDVVDLPAGGSLLVVLDNGTRAIPVLGPAQAWPPVKDWLPDSNTTLITTANQLIYRMPTQSPEYQLVLITPRTDLQVKITGAWRLLVPASLLMSLCIAALVLQLMQQRKSLGAELSGALRREELKVLYQPIFNLETGLCVGAEALVRWRRPDGTLTSPDLFIPLAENTGQIRQITDFVLQQSLEKLGPLLRANPHLYVSVNLAACDVIAPRIGRVTARLLAQHKVAARQIAFEVTERGLIDVVVARNHLQMLRDRGHQILIDDFGTGYCSLAYLQTLPVDCLKIDKAFIDALGHDAASSGVAPHIIRMAHALQLRVIAEGIEFESQAHLLRSEGVVYGQGWLFARPLTATRFCELVTGGRRGTGRRKDDVA is encoded by the coding sequence ATGCTCATCGCGCAAACGCGCTTTCGCATTCACCTTTCCCACCCTTGGCTGCTGGCGTTGCTGGCGGCCTTGTTGAGCGCGGCTGTCTTTTTATTCGGCAGTTTCGGGCTGGCCATGCATCAGGCGCGACAAAACGAAAGCCTGCAGATGAACGCTCAGGGCGAGCGCTTCCTGGTGCGACTGGAGCAGCTTTTCGGTCAACTGAGAGCCGGGCTGGATCAACTGGAGCAGCAACCGCTGAGGCGATGCAGCCCGGAGATGGTCGGGCGCTTGCGCGAGGTCATTTCCAGCCACCGCTTCATTTATGAAGCCGCGTATGTGGGAGACGCACGCACCTGCTCCAGTTGGCCACGGCCCAAGGTGCTCAGCGAACCACGGGAGCCCGACATTCGCGGCCCGACCTACGATTACTGGCTCAACACCTCGACCCAGCCGGACGATAATCTGGCGGCACTGGTATTAGGCCGTGGCGATTTTCGGATATCGACTTCACGGGGACATCTGACGGATGTGGTGGATCTTCCGGCGGGCGGCAGTCTGCTGGTGGTACTCGATAACGGCACCCGGGCGATACCGGTGCTGGGACCGGCGCAAGCCTGGCCGCCCGTGAAAGACTGGTTGCCGGACAGCAACACCACGCTGATCACGACAGCGAACCAACTGATCTACCGCATGCCCACCCAGAGCCCGGAATATCAACTGGTGCTGATAACCCCGCGCACCGACTTGCAGGTAAAGATCACCGGAGCCTGGAGGTTGCTGGTGCCCGCCAGCCTGTTAATGTCTTTATGCATCGCGGCGCTGGTCCTGCAATTGATGCAGCAGCGCAAATCCCTGGGGGCCGAGTTATCGGGGGCGTTGCGGCGCGAGGAATTGAAAGTCCTCTATCAACCCATCTTCAACCTTGAAACCGGCTTGTGTGTGGGTGCCGAAGCGCTGGTGCGCTGGCGCAGGCCGGACGGCACACTGACCAGCCCGGACCTGTTCATCCCGCTGGCTGAAAACACCGGGCAGATCCGCCAAATCACCGACTTTGTCTTGCAGCAGTCGCTGGAAAAACTCGGACCGCTATTGCGCGCCAACCCGCATCTGTACGTTTCGGTGAACCTGGCAGCCTGCGATGTCATCGCCCCGCGTATTGGTCGCGTAACGGCCAGATTGCTGGCCCAGCACAAGGTGGCTGCCCGACAGATCGCGTTCGAGGTGACCGAGCGCGGCCTGATCGATGTGGTCGTGGCGCGCAACCACCTGCAAATGCTGCGCGACCGCGGCCATCAGATCCTGATCGATGACTTCGGCACCGGCTATTGCAGCCTGGCCTACCTGCAAACCTTGCCGGTGGACTGCCTGAAAATCGACAAGGCCTTCATTGATGCATTAGGCCACGACGCCGCCAGCAGCGGTGTGGCGCCCCATATCATCCGCATGGCCCACGCCCTGCAATTGCGGGTGATCGCCGAAGGCATAGAGTTTGAATCCCAGGCCCACCTGCTCAGGAGCGAAGGCGTCGTCTACGGCCAGGGCTGGCTATTCGCCCGCCCTCTGACCGCCACCCGATTCTGCGAACTGGTCACCGGCGGTCGAAGAGGGACGGGGCGGCGCAAAGATGATGTGGCGTGA
- a CDS encoding N-acetylmuramoyl-L-alanine amidase produces the protein MKLFFPAFLLLVLTACSSGPKLDTSHPSVNYDGRVQYVIMHYTSASLERSLELLTHGEVSSHYLIGDDNPATIYKLVDESARAWHAGESEWEGRTWLNSSSIGIEIVNPGYTDTPTGRLWYPYTESQVQSIIVLLKDIIKRNNIDPRHIIGHSDIAPMRKLDPGPLFPWKRLAHEGIGIWPDERQVAQRQAQMMDNLPSIVWFQEQLARLGYTTPQTGELDTATRNVLAAFQMHYRPARFDGQPDIQSAAILKVLNRVD, from the coding sequence ATGAAGCTGTTCTTCCCTGCATTCCTCCTTCTGGTCCTGACTGCCTGCTCCAGCGGGCCAAAACTCGATACCAGCCATCCTTCGGTCAACTATGACGGCCGGGTTCAATACGTCATCATGCACTACACCTCCGCCTCGCTTGAGCGCTCGCTGGAGCTGTTGACTCATGGCGAAGTCAGTAGCCATTACCTGATAGGCGACGACAACCCGGCGACGATCTACAAGCTGGTCGATGAAAGTGCCCGCGCCTGGCATGCCGGCGAGAGTGAATGGGAAGGCCGCACCTGGCTCAACTCCAGCTCGATCGGCATCGAAATCGTCAACCCCGGCTACACCGATACGCCCACGGGACGCCTCTGGTATCCGTACACCGAAAGCCAGGTCCAGTCCATCATCGTGCTGCTCAAGGACATCATCAAGCGCAACAATATCGACCCTCGTCACATCATCGGACACAGCGATATCGCCCCGATGCGCAAGCTGGACCCGGGACCGCTGTTCCCCTGGAAACGACTGGCTCATGAGGGTATCGGCATCTGGCCAGACGAACGGCAGGTCGCCCAGCGTCAGGCACAGATGATGGATAACCTGCCCAGCATCGTCTGGTTCCAGGAGCAATTGGCACGCCTGGGTTACACCACGCCGCAGACCGGCGAGCTGGACACCGCTACACGCAACGTTCTGGCTGCTTTCCAGATGCATTACCGTCCGGCGCGTTTCGACGGGCAACCCGATATCCAGAGCGCAGCCATCCTGAAGGTGCTCAACCGGGTCGACTAA